The Culex pipiens pallens isolate TS chromosome 2, TS_CPP_V2, whole genome shotgun sequence DNA window aaatgtgatttcATATTGTGATTGTTACTAATAATTTAATCTTCTTTCTCCCTCCCTACCAACAGCAAAGATTCTATTCTTCTATCTGGTGTTCTACGCTCTGCTGATAGGATACTTCTCAGCGATGCTGGCAGTATTCTGGCAAACGTTAGACCCCAAGATGCCCAAATTCCAGCTATCTGAGTCGTTGATAGGAGCAAACCCAGGTgagtttttgcagttttttgtgtATCAAAACTAGATCAATAATATGTTTTTATCAAACTAATACTAAAAATAAGATGGACAAAATGCTTGTTTCGATTTAACAGTAGATTTTACTGAGAGTTAGatattttaccgaattcggtataATTCAACCGAATCTAGTCCGTTTTACATGATCTATCAATCAAAACTTCCCACTTTTTAACTATTGATCTTAGTACaacaaaaaagttcaacttgaCCGGTCTGTGCATAGTTTGCCTGTGAAATAATAACGCCTTAATTTATGCACATTTAACCAATTCGAGCAAATCAGCTCTCTGAATGCATGATTCACTGATGACTGTTTAGtttgaacaaaattcaaataaaaatatttcaacggaaaataaacaaaaacattgtttGCAAAATGTTGCCTTAACCTTGGCAATTTCTATCGTTTAGTGTTATTTTAAGTTCCATCTCcaatattttcacaatattTCGTTGAATCGAACAGATAATGTAAAATACTATCTCCCACAGGTCTCGGCTTCCGACCGATGCCCGTCGAGGACACCGTCGAGAGTACGCTGGTCTGGTACAAGGCCTCGGACAACGGCAACATCGAAGCCTGGACGCGACAGATTGATATTTTCTTGAAGGGTGAGTTTCCTTCCTTCAAACTCCAAGTAAGCCGTAGACTAACCGACCTCCCCTCTTTTCAGCATACCACGAGGAAGAGGACAACCGCGTCGACTGCTCGTTCGACACTCCGCCGCCAGAGGGCAAGGTTTGCCGAGTTCCGATGAACGAATGGGGACCCTGCACCAAGGCGAACCGgtacaacttcaagaagaagagCCCGTGCATATTCCTGAAGCTCAACAAGGTTTATTCCCTAGACTTCACAACTTGAACGGTTCCTAAAACATGAATGTACATTTTCAGATCTTCAACTGGGTCCCGGATCTGTACAACACTACCGAGAACCTGCCCGAGGTCATGCCCGAGGATCTCCGAGAGCACATCGGCTCCGAGCTTGGCCGAGGCGACAAGAACGTAAGTTCAGACACTAATTCCTGAATTCTTGAATCGAGATTAAATGTCACCTTCAAACAAACAGGCCAACATCGTTTGGGTGTCGTGCGCCGGTGAGAATCCCGCCGACAACGAGCACATCGGACCGATCAACTACATCCCGCGTCGAGGATTCCCGGGCTACTTCTTCCCGTTCAAGAACACCGAAGGATACCTGCCCCCGATCGTCGCCGTGCACTTCGAGAGCCCCAAGAGTGAGTAGAGCATGTGTTTTCGCCCTGGTTGTGACTATTGTGACATTCGTCCATACAAATTGATGGCGAAATAGCACATAACCATGACgattttaattttcgaaaaataacagTGTCGTGCCCCTCGAGTGTCATCCATTTTGACGACAAGTGGCCAAATTTCGTTTACGTCAAacaaaatcttttgaatctatTGAATCTATTatattcaatttcaaaacacactcATTATATTGTGGATAGCTTgcaaaaatggttcaaaaataatatattttattatcTATTaggtggtacaaattttatttaaagttattgTCTCCCAACTATATCAatacaaaaaatggaaaaaatcgcattttcagTAACTATAAAATATTAGATCATGATTAATTAAATTATAGAGTAAGGCCGttg harbors:
- the LOC120428183 gene encoding sodium/potassium-transporting ATPase subunit beta-2; protein product: MADKKVAEQYYTPPEKLGKWEGFSKFIWNGETSQCMGRTGSSWAKILFFYLVFYALLIGYFSAMLAVFWQTLDPKMPKFQLSESLIGANPGLGFRPMPVEDTVESTLVWYKASDNGNIEAWTRQIDIFLKAYHEEEDNRVDCSFDTPPPEGKVCRVPMNEWGPCTKANRYNFKKKSPCIFLKLNKIFNWVPDLYNTTENLPEVMPEDLREHIGSELGRGDKNANIVWVSCAGENPADNEHIGPINYIPRRGFPGYFFPFKNTEGYLPPIVAVHFESPKNGVLINIECKAWAKNIHHDRADRRGSVHFELMVD